The following is a genomic window from Candidatus Zixiibacteriota bacterium.
ATGGCGGTTTTTTGTCGAGCGCGCGCCCTATCGCACGGCCGGTGAAACCGCGGCCGATCTCGCCGATGAACGGCGGCTCCTCGCCCGGTTGGCCGAGACCCTCTGGCGGCCGCTGGACGTGGGCGGGCCGCAGCCAGTGCTGATCGTAGCCGACGGCGCCCTGGCGAATCTCCCCTGGGCGGCGCTGCCGGTCGGGGGAAGGCCATTGATAGACCGGCATCCGCTGGTGATGGCGCCGAGCGTGCGGCATCACCTCGCAGCCGCGCGGCAGCGGACACAGTCGCGGGAGACCAGGATATTTGTCGGCGCCGCGGGGCTTGGCGCGGCGGGCGCGGAGTATGCCCCGCTGCTGGCCGATGAGCGCAGGCAGACAACGGTTCACAATCCCTGCGGTCGCGCCGACTGGCCGGTTGATTCGGAGGCCGATGTCTGGCATTTCACCGGCCATGCGCATTTTCGCAGCGACAATCCGTTTTACTCCTTCCTGGAGCTTGCTGACGGGCCGCTGTTCGCCGCCGATTTTCGCCTGCGGCGGAACACGGTGAACCTGGCGGTGCTGGCGGCCTGTCGGACCGGGTTGTCGTCGTTCTTGCCCGGCGAGGAGTCGACCGGGCTGATTCGCGCGCTGCTGGAAATGGGAGCGCGCAACGTGCTGGCCAGCCACTGGGCGGTGGCGGACGCCTCGACCGCGCGCTGGATCGAGCGGTTCTATGGGGCGCTCGCTGAAGGGAGCGGACCCGCCGCGGCCGTGCAGCGGGCAGCCGCGGACGCGCGGGAAGAGTATCCCTCGGCGTACGATTGGGCCGGGTTTTCGCTGTTCGGCGCCGGCTGACGCCGAACCTGGAATAGATCGGGTGTGAGAAAAATGTCCCGCAGCTTCTTGGATAAAGGAGGCGTTCCTATGATACCGCACTGGACCGGGGCCACCGCAGGGAAGTTTCTGCTGTTTCTCGCGCTGGCGGCTGCCTTCATCGGCCTGACCGGGTCGTCGCAACCCGGGCCGGGCGTGGCACAGCCGCCGGGCGCGATTCCGCCCAACGCCAACGCCGGGACGGAGGGTCCGGACACGACTTTCCGGCCGTATGTTCCCGGCGAAGTGGTGGTGAGGCTGTTCAGCGACTCGATCTCGGTTGATTCGATCAACACGCTGTTCGGCACGACGGTGAAGGAGTATTTCGGCCAGGTCAACATCTATATCCTCGCCACGGCCGACCCGGCGGCCGATATCGAGGCTCTCGTGGAGAACCTGCGGCCCCTGCCGGGGGTGATATTTGCACACCCCAACTACGTGGTGTCGCCGCTGCAGTCGGTGCAGGGGAGTTTCCCCTTCTCCGATGCCGACAACGTGGGTTCCTACCCGGAGCAGGAGGCGGCTCTGCGGCTGCGTCTTTCGCAGGCGCACGCGCTGGCGACGGGGGCCGGGGTCAAGGTCGCGGTGGTCGACGGCGGCGTGAATTTCGCCCACCCGGTGCTCGCGGGAGCAGCGGTTTCGGGCTGGGACTATGTCGACGGCGACGCCGATGCGTTCGATGAGCCGGGGGGCCGCAACAGCGGCCACGGCACGTTCGTGGCGGGGGTGGTCCATCTGACCGCGCCGGGGGCGCAGATCATCGCCTACCGGGTGGCCGACACCTCCGGGCGGAGCAACGGCGACCGGGTGGCGGAGGCGATCCTTCGGGCGATCGACGACGGCTGCCGGGTGGTCAATCTCAGCCTCGTGATGACGAACGTCCACGAGGTGCTGCGGAACACGCTCGCCTATGCGCGCAGCCGCGATGTGTTGGTCGTGGCCGCTGCCGGCAACGAGCGGTTGGAGGTGCCGACCTATCCGGCCTCCGATCCGAACGTGGTGGCGGTCGCGGCGGTCGACACACTCGACCGGCTGGCGGAATTTTCGCGCTACGGCAACCACATCGATCTCTGTGCGCCGGGGGAATGGATCTACGCCCCGTATTTCGACATGTACGCCTGGTGGAGCGGGACGAGTTTCGCCGCTCCGTTTGTTGCGGGCCAGGCGGCGCTCAAGGTTTCGCAAGCCGGCGGCGCGCTCGACTGGCGCAGCCTCCACGCCTCGCTGATCGCGACTGCCGAGAACATCTACCCGGCCAACCCGGGCTTTTTCGGGAAACTGGGCGCCGGTTTGGCGAACCCGCTCCAGGCGCTGCAGGATACGGTCGGTATCGATACGGCCTCGGTGGACCCCGGCGTGCTGGCGCTCACGCTGCCCCCGAACACGGCGGTCCAGCGCTGTTTCAACCTGTACTCGACCAACCCCAATTCGGTCTTCAACGCCACCGTGCTGGGCGGTAATGTCGCATTCACGACGATCACGGCGGACTCGGTGTTGGGCGCGAACGCAACCATCTGCTTCACTCTCTCGTCGTCCGGGCTGAGCGAGGGGATCTACGCCGACACGATCCAGTTTGACATCAGCGGCGTGTCGAACAGCCCGATCTTCGTGCCGCTGAGCCTGTACGTGAGCGACACAGCCGTCATCTCACAGGACGCGGCGGTGAGGCCGACCGGATACTCGTTCTGGCTCCCGGAGGGCTGGGTGCAGACGATCGACGCGTGCGCGTACCTGACTTCCACCAACGCGCCGGCCGCGTTCACGGTTCGGCGGATCGATACGAGCGCGGCGTCGTTCGTGGAGATCCTCTCCCCGTCCGGCATGACCAACGACAGCGTGTGCATCCTCCTCCACCCGGCCGGCCTGGCGCCGGGCGTGCACCTCGACACGCTGGTGTACCGGGTGAGCGGGGTGACGTACGACCTCTACCAGCCGGTGAGTCTGACGATCGGCGACCAGGTGGATTCGGCGGCGGTCAGCCCGATGTACTTCTACTTCACGTCGCCGCCGGGCGGCCCGCCGCAGGAGGGGCGCGCATATCTCCGGTCGACCAACGCCCCCTCGGCGTACTATCTCGAGACGGCCGGCGGTTCCGACTGGCTGCACGTGCCCGATTCGGCCGGGGTGACGAACGATTCCATATCATTCACGATCGCGCCGGCGGCCGGGGTTGTTCCGGGGCTCTACACCGACACGCTTTACTGCCACGTGGCGGGGGCGGTGAACACGCCGGCGGTGTATGTCACGCTGGAGGTGCAGGATTCGACGGCTGGAGCGACGGCCACCGCCCACCCCACCTACTTTGAGTTTGTCCATGCTCCCTGGGCGGGCGGGCCGGCGCAGGCGG
Proteins encoded in this region:
- a CDS encoding S8 family peptidase yields the protein MIPHWTGATAGKFLLFLALAAAFIGLTGSSQPGPGVAQPPGAIPPNANAGTEGPDTTFRPYVPGEVVVRLFSDSISVDSINTLFGTTVKEYFGQVNIYILATADPAADIEALVENLRPLPGVIFAHPNYVVSPLQSVQGSFPFSDADNVGSYPEQEAALRLRLSQAHALATGAGVKVAVVDGGVNFAHPVLAGAAVSGWDYVDGDADAFDEPGGRNSGHGTFVAGVVHLTAPGAQIIAYRVADTSGRSNGDRVAEAILRAIDDGCRVVNLSLVMTNVHEVLRNTLAYARSRDVLVVAAAGNERLEVPTYPASDPNVVAVAAVDTLDRLAEFSRYGNHIDLCAPGEWIYAPYFDMYAWWSGTSFAAPFVAGQAALKVSQAGGALDWRSLHASLIATAENIYPANPGFFGKLGAGLANPLQALQDTVGIDTASVDPGVLALTLPPNTAVQRCFNLYSTNPNSVFNATVLGGNVAFTTITADSVLGANATICFTLSSSGLSEGIYADTIQFDISGVSNSPIFVPLSLYVSDTAVISQDAAVRPTGYSFWLPEGWVQTIDACAYLTSTNAPAAFTVRRIDTSAASFVEILSPSGMTNDSVCILLHPAGLAPGVHLDTLVYRVSGVTYDLYQPVSLTIGDQVDSAAVSPMYFYFTSPPGGPPQEGRAYLRSTNAPSAYYLETAGGSDWLHVPDSAGVTNDSISFTIAPAAGVVPGLYTDTLYCHVAGAVNTPAVYVTLEVQDSTAGATATAHPTYFEFVHAPWAGGPAQAGVFLLASTNAPASYSVEAALGVSWLHLADSIGTTNDSVRFTVDGAGLAPGFYWDSLICRVTGVEIPAAVQVLLTVLDDTGGTGPSAYASPSWFSFASDPQTPPYAGSFVLSSSNAPAAFTAAVMFSSPWLHVIDAAGTTNDSVRFTVDAAGLAPGFYSDSIACVVAGVPDSVLVPVQLSVAPEDTLGGDSAVAIPASFSLTAPQYSELLQVRCLMLYSSNAPAPFTASVRHGAPWLTLYGASGMTNDSVCFGASAASLGQGIYVDTIDCSVEGVAAATAVPVVFYVVDDSAGPGPSAWAAPPTVSITAPFGLQDLIDCHFVLSSTNAPAPYVAYAANGSAWLSVADSAGVTSDTVRLVINPAAPFSAGTYVDSIACLVEGVALPVTVPVMLTLTVDSGGAPTAAVTPATVHYFGPYGMLPPTTKCALVTSSNAPAPFTAWVADSVGRFTSLPDPTGVTADSLCLYLDPAGLPPGIHVDTVRISVAGVSPALTLIVQLSLDMPKVSEVTNYPNPFNPETNISFSLTGATRVQVTVYNTLGQEVAVLLDKRLEAGRHTVSWGGCDGAGRPAASGVYLYRITTDEGVVSRKMLLLK